Proteins found in one Triticum aestivum cultivar Chinese Spring chromosome 4D, IWGSC CS RefSeq v2.1, whole genome shotgun sequence genomic segment:
- the LOC123096951 gene encoding mitogen-activated protein kinase kinase kinase 18-like has translation MEWTRGKCIGKGAFGTVHLAVHRATGRAFAVKSVDAKGGAPAAAMACLETEIRILRRLCSPYVVAYIGDDATAASRNLHMELVSGGSAADAAVARGAAGLDERAARCVLRRVAAALHYLHDVAGVVHGDVKGKNVLVGGDGAGYGGSKLADFGAARLVSEPAPRGPRGTPAWMAPEVARGGASTPASDVWSLGCTAVELLTGKRPWSEIGGALEVGELLLHIGYGGERPELPACLSDSCSDFLDKCLRRDAGERWSCEQLLRHPFLSADPHDAGEPSPSPSPRAVLDWAASDSDSDASSDIEEEVIMASAKGRIAELASDRPRPSWVRELEDGPTWAPDTWAPPPSLETSTDVVVLPLVPSPSDAATVAGAGNGGAGGPAVSRDGVLVTGGSDGGSCRVHGRCWRDDRCGCHKCGSGFDRPPGWPPLAVASVLVSCILSHLIQSKILFQQAASELMFFITVAGSVFYSTVSGSCFFGGFDF, from the coding sequence ATGGAGTGGACGCGCGGGAAATGCATCGGGAAGGGCGCGTTCGGCACCGTGCACTTGGCCGTCCACAGGGCCACCGGCCGCGCCTTCGCGGTCAAGTCGGTCGACGCCAAGGGCGGCGCGCCGGCGGCCGCGATGGCGTGCCTGGAGACCGAGATAAGGATCTTGAGGCGGCTGTGCTCTCCGTACGTCGTGGCGTACATCGGCGATGACGCCACGGCCGCGTCCAGGAACCTGCACATGGAGCTCGTCTCGGGCGGGAGCGCGGCGGATGCGGCGGTGGCGAGGGGCGCGGCCGGCCTTGACGAGCGCGCGGCGCGGTGCGTCCTGCGGCGGGTGGCCGCCGCCCTGCACTACCTTCACGACGTCGCCGGGGTCGTGCACGGGGACGTGAAGGGGAAGAacgtgctcgtcggcggcgacggtgcCGGGTACGGCGGCTCGAAGCTCGCCGATTTCGGCGCGGCGAGGCTGGTTTCGGAGCCGGCGCCGCGAGGGCCTCGTGGGACCCCGGCGTGGAtggcgccggaggtggcccgcgGCGGCGCGTCGACGCCGGCGTCCGACGTGTGGTCGCTCGGGTGCACGGCGGTGGAGCTGCTCACCGGGAAGCGGCCGTGGTCGGAAATCGGCGGCGCCCTCGAGGTCGGCGAGCTGCTGCTCCACATCGGTTACGGCGGGGAGCGGCCAGAGCTCCCTGCGTGCCTCTCCGACTCCTGCAGCGACTTCCTCGACAAGTGCCTCCGCCGCGACGCTGGCGAGCGGTGGAGCTGCGAGCAGCTCCTGCGCCACCCCTTCCTCTCCGCGGACCCCCACGACGCCGGCgagccgtcgccgtccccgtccccgcgaGCGGTTCTTGACTGGGCGGCGTCGGACTCGGACTCCGATGCGTCGTCCGACATCGAGGAGGAGGTGATCATGGCGAGCGCCAAGGGGAGGATTGCCGAATTGGCATCAGACAGGCCGCGCCCAAGCTGGGTGCGCGAGTTGGAGGACGGCCCCACCTGGGCGCCCGACACTTGGGCCCCACCGCCCAGTCTCGAGACGTCAACCGATGTAGTAGTACTGCCACTGGTACCATCGCCATCCGACGCCGCCACAGTCGCTGGCGCGGGAAATGGCGGCGCCGGTGGGCCCGCCGTGAGCCGTGACGGCGTCCTCGTGACCGGCGGGAGCGACGGCGGCTCCTGCCGTGTCCACGGCCGTTGCTGGCGCGACGATCGCTGTGGGTGCCATAAATGTGGGTCTGGGTTTGATCGGCCTCCTGGTTGGCCGCCGCTGGCCGTTGCGTCCGTGCTGGTGTCATGTATTCTCTCGCATTTGATTCAATCAAAGATTTTGTTTCAGCAAGCAGCCAGTGAATTGATGTTTTTCATTACAGTTGCTGGTTCGGTTTTTTACAGCACAGTTTCTGGTTCATGTTTCTTTGGTGGTTTTGACTTTTGA